A single genomic interval of Eptesicus fuscus isolate TK198812 chromosome 10, DD_ASM_mEF_20220401, whole genome shotgun sequence harbors:
- the ENPP4 gene encoding bis(5'-adenosyl)-triphosphatase ENPP4: MKLLVILLFSGLITACRGNSSYSFPPKLLLVSFDGFRADYLQNYEFPHLQNFIKEGVLVEHVKNVFITKTFPNHYSIVTGLYEESHGIVANSMYDVITKKYFSDFNDRDPFWWNEAVPIWVTNELQENRSSAAAMWPGTDISIHNTTPSYFMNYSSSVSFEERLNNITMWLSNSNPPVTFAALYWEEPDASGHKYGPEDKENMRRVLKEIDDLIGDLVHKLKILGLWENLNVIITSDHGMTQCSKERLINLDICLNHSDYTLIDLTPVAAILPKINKTEVYNKLKNCSSHMNVYLKEDIPARFHYQHNDRIQPIILVADEGWTIVLNNSSLKLGDHGYDNSLSSMHPFLAAHGPAFHKGYKQCTIDSVDIYPMMCHILGLKPHPNNGTFGHIQCLLVDQWCIRLPEAIGIVFGVLLILTILTCLFIIMQNRLSAPQPFSRLQLQEDDDDPLID, translated from the exons ATGAAGTTACTagtaatacttttattttctggACTTATAACTGCTTGTAGAGGTAACTCTTCCTATAGTTTTCCACCGAAGTTACTACTGGTGTCCTTTGATGGCTTCAGAGCTGACTATCTACAGAACTATGAATTTCCTCATCTCCAGAATTTTATCAAAGAAGGCGTCTTAGTGGAGCAcgttaaaaatgttttcatcacaAAGACATTTCCAAACCACTATAGTATTGTGACAGGCTTGTATGAAGAAAGCCATGGCATTGTAGCTAATTCCATGTATGATGTAATcaccaagaaatatttttctgactTTAATGACAGGGATCCTTTTTGGTGGAATGAGGCAGTACCTATTTGGGTAACCAATGAGCTTCAGGAAAACAGATCAAGTGCTGCTGCTATGTGGCCTGGCACCGATATATCCATTCACAATACCACGCCTTCCTATTTTATGAATTATAGCTCCTCAGTATCATTTGAGGAGAGACTAAATAATATTACCATGTGGCTGAGCAATTCGAACCCACCAGTTACTTTTGCAGCGCTCTATTGGGAAGAACCAGATGCAAGTGGACATAAATATGGACccgaagataaagaaaatatgcgCAGAGTGTTGAAAGAAATAGATGACCTTATTGGTGACTTAGTCCACAAACTCAAGATATTAGGATTGTGGGAAAATCTTAATGTGATCATTACAAGCGATCATGGGATGACCCAGTGTTCTAAGGAAAGACTGATAAACTTGGATATCTGCCTCAATCATTCAGACTACACTCTTATAGATTTGACCCCAGTTGCTGCAATACTTCccaaaataa aTAAAACAGAGGTTTATAACAAACTAAAAAACTGTagctctcacatgaatgtttatcTCAAAGAAGACATTCCTGCCAGGTTTCATTACCAACATAATGATCGAATTCAGCCTATTATTTTGGTTGCTGATGAAGGCTGGACAATTGTGCTAAATAATTCATCACTAAAAT taGGTGACCATGGTTATGATAATTCCTTGTCTAGTATGCATCCATTTCTGGCTGCCCACGGTCCTGCATTTCACAAAGGCTACAAACAATGCACAATTGACAGTGTGGATATTTATCCAATGATGTGCCACATCCTGGGATTAAAACCACATCCCAATAATGGAACCTTTGGTCATATTCAGTGTTTGTTAGTTGACCAGTGGTGCATTAGACTCCCAGAAGCCATTGGAATTGTTTTTGGTGTACTCTTGATCTTAACCATTCTGACATGCCTCTTCATAATCATGCAGAATAGACTGTCTGCACCGCAGCCATTTTCCCGACTTCAGTTacaagaagatgatgatgatccTTTAATTGACTAA
- the ENPP5 gene encoding ectonucleotide pyrophosphatase/phosphodiesterase family member 5 produces the protein MTSKLLCAAFILAALTLSITFSLQPDQQKVLLVSFDGFRWDYLYRVPTPHFHYVMKYGVHVKQVTNIFITKTYPNHYTLVTGLFAENHGIVANDMFDPILNKSFSLDNMNIYDSEFWEEATPIWITNQRAGHTSGAAMWPGTDVEIHESFPTHYMLYNESVSFEERVAKIIEWFTSKEPINLGLLYWEDPDDMGHHLGPDSPLMGPVISDIDNKLGYLIQMLKKANLWNTLNLIITSDHGMTQCSEERVIELDQYLDKDLYLLIDQSPVAAILPKEGKFDEVYEALAHAHPNMTVYKKEEIPERWHYKYNSRVQPIIAVADEGWYILQNKSDGLMLGNHGYDNALAEMHPIFLAHGPAFRKNFTKEAMNSTDLYPLLCHLLSIPAMPHNGSLRRVQDLLSSTAPRTMTHTQSPPPHRGSGKPGEHEQESNAYFIGVSLGSVIVIVFFIIFFKHLIRSQIPALPDMQAEIAQPLLQA, from the exons atgacttcaaaacTCCTCTGCGCTGCCTTCATACTTGCTGCATTAACACTTTCAATTACATTTTCTCTCCAACCAGATCAGCAAAAGGTCCTACTAGTTTCATTTGATGGATTCCGTTGGGATTACTTATATAGAGTTCCAACGCCTCATTTTCATTATGTTATGAAATATGGTGTTCATGTGAAGCAagttactaatatttttattacaaagacATACCCTAACCATTATACCTTGGTAACTGGCCTCTTTGCAGAGAATCATGGGATTGTTGCAAATGACATGTTTGATCCTATTCTGAACAAATCTTTCTCCTTGGATAACATGAATATTTATGATTCTGAGTTTTGGGAAGAAGCAACACCAATATGGATCACAAATCAGAGGGCTGGACATACCAGTGGTGCAGCCATGTGGCCCGGCACGGATGTGGAAATCCATGAGAGCTTTCCTACTCACTACATGCTTTACAATGAGTCCGTTTCATTTGAAGAAAGAGTTGCCAAAATTATCGAATGGTTTACATCAAAGGAGCCCATCAATCTTGGTCTTCTCTATTGGGAAGACCCCGACGACATGGGCCACCATTTGGGACCTGACAGTCCACTCATGGGGCCTGTCATTTCAGATATTGACAACAAGTTAGGATACCTTATACAAATGCTGAAAAAGGCAAACTTGTGGAACACTCTGAACCTAATTATCACAAGTGATCACGGAATGACCCAGTGTTCCGAGGAGAGGGTGATAGAACTCGACCAGTATCTGGATAAAGACCTCTACCTGCTGATTGACCAGTCTCCAGTAGCAGCCATCCTGCCCAAAGAAG gTAAATTTGATGAAGTCTATGAGGCACTAGCTCATGCGCATCCTAATATGACTGTTTACAAAAAAGAAGAGATTCCAGAAAGATGGCATTACAAATACAACAGCCGGGTCCAACCAATTATAGCAGTGGCTGACGAAGGGTGGTACATTTTACAGAATAAGTCGGACGGCCTTATGT TAGGCAACCACGGTTATGACAATGCACTAGCAGAAATGCATCCAATATTTTTAGCCCACGGTCCTGCCTTCAGAAAGAATTTCACAAAAGAAGCTATGAACTCCACAGATCTGTACCCACTGCTCTGCCACCTCCTCAGTATCCCCGCCATGCCACACAACGGGTCACTCAGGCGCGTCCAGGATCTGCTCAGTTCAACAGCTCCGAGGACAATGACTCACACACAGAGCCCTCCACCCCACCGTGGTAGTGGCAAGCCAGGAGAACACGAGCAAGAGTCAAACGCTTATTTCATAGGGGTCTCTCTCGGTAGCGTTatagttattgtattttttataattttctttaaacatttaattcGCAGTCAAATACCTGCCTTACCAGATATGCAGGCTGAAATAGCTCAACCATTATTACAAGCCTGA